In the Actinomycetota bacterium genome, GCCGCCCGGGCCGACCCGGCACGCACGGGCGCGGCCTGGCCGGTCCCGTCCAGGGTCGCTGCCGCCGGGGCGGCGGCGCCGGCCGGCAGGTCGAGGCGCTGCACCGAGGCGGCGCGGCCGGCGCCGCCCCCGACCCCGGCGGCGGCCAGGGTGACCCCGACCCCGACGGCGATCCCGGCCACGCCGACCCCGACCACGCGGAGCAGGCGGCGGCGGTCGGGGCGTGCGGCAGTTCCGGGCACGGTGGGACCTCCTCGGCTCGAGGGACGAGCGGTTCGGAACAGGGAGGCGCCGGGCCCGGGCGCGTCCGCCGAGCGGTGACCACCCGGCTGGTTGCTTGTCTTCGTGTCCTGTTCGTTCCCGGCGGCGGAAGCGTTTGCTCCGCGCCGGCGTAATTCCACCTAGGCCATTGGCCGTAGGCTGGGGTACGCCGCTCAGGACTCCAGGTAGCGGAGGACCGCCAGGACGCGCCGGTTGTCGCCCTCGGCCGGGGGCAGGCCGAGCTTGCCGAAGATGCTGGCCACGTGCTTCTCGACCACGCCGGCGGAGATGACGAGGACGGCGGCGATGCCGGCGTTGGAGCGGCCCTCGGCCATCAGGGACAGCACCTCCCGCTCCCGCGGGGTCAGCGCGGCCAGGCCCCTGGCGTGGCCGCCGGCGCCGAGGAGCTGGCTGACGACCTCGGGATCGAGGGCGGTGCCGCCGGCCGCGACCCGGGCCAGGGCGTCGGCGAACTCGGCCACGTCGGCGACCCGGTCCTTGAGCAGGTAGCCGACGCCGGCGGCGTTGCCCTGGAGCAGCCTGGCCGCGTACCTGGTCTCGATGTACTGGGAGAACACCAGCACCCCGGTCCCCGGATGGTCGC is a window encoding:
- a CDS encoding response regulator transcription factor; translation: MRVVIAEDAAVFREGLVRLLEDRGHEVCAAVGDGEELLAAAAAHRPDVAVVDIRMPPTHTDEGLRAALQLRRDHPGTGVLVFSQYIETRYAARLLQGNAAGVGYLLKDRVADVAEFADALARVAAGGTALDPEVVSQLLGAGGHARGLAALTPREREVLSLMAEGRSNAGIAAVLVISAGVVEKHVASIFGKLGLPPAEGDNRRVLAVLRYLES